In Magnetospirillum sp. XM-1, a single window of DNA contains:
- a CDS encoding ABC transporter ATP-binding protein, with product MLRIEGLHSGYGRIQALHGVDIDVAEGEIVALVGANGAGKTTLLMTICGNPRASAGKVRLAGEDITGLATHHIMRRGLAHSPEGRRIFPRMSVLENLQMGAAMANPAHFDQDLERVLGLFPRLKERLAQRGGTLSGGEQQMLAIGRALMSRPKILLLDEPSLGLAPLVVRQIFEIVAEINREQGVTVFLVEQNAFHALKLAHRGYVMVNGKVTMSGTGAELLANAEIRAQYLGGGHG from the coding sequence ATGCTGCGCATCGAGGGGCTTCACTCGGGCTATGGCCGCATCCAGGCGCTGCACGGCGTAGACATCGACGTGGCCGAGGGCGAAATCGTCGCCCTGGTGGGCGCCAACGGAGCGGGCAAGACCACCCTTCTGATGACCATCTGCGGCAATCCCCGGGCCAGCGCCGGCAAGGTCCGGCTGGCGGGCGAGGACATCACGGGTCTTGCCACCCATCACATCATGCGCCGGGGCCTCGCCCATTCGCCCGAGGGGCGGCGCATCTTCCCGCGCATGAGCGTGCTGGAAAACCTGCAGATGGGCGCCGCCATGGCCAACCCCGCCCATTTCGACCAGGATCTGGAGCGGGTGCTGGGCCTGTTCCCCCGCCTCAAGGAGCGTCTGGCCCAGCGCGGCGGCACCCTGTCGGGGGGCGAGCAGCAGATGCTGGCCATCGGCCGCGCCCTGATGAGCCGGCCCAAGATCCTGCTGCTGGACGAGCCCTCGCTCGGTCTGGCGCCGCTGGTGGTGCGCCAGATCTTCGAGATCGTCGCCGAGATCAACCGCGAGCAGGGCGTCACCGTCTTCCTGGTGGAGCAGAACGCCTTCCATGCGCTGAAACTGGCCCATCGCGGCTACGTCATGGTCAACGGCAAGGTCACCATGAGCGGCACCGGCGCCGAACTGCTGGCCAACGCGGAAATCCGCGCCCAATACCTGGGGGGAGGACACGGATGA
- a CDS encoding methyl-accepting chemotaxis protein, producing MLDRFNVAQKLLIAFGAVLLVVVGLSAFAINRMAAMNLAALDIAENWLPGLGAAREVDSLLAKQRATTFRHILTTDDKQMVEVERILEGQIRDFQTAKEHYARLLATPEERANYEAWVKVMADYDAMVAKVLVLSRQNQNDAARDLVLSNLKLYTDSQMHAAKAVQINEDGAKQATRTAEALYSWSRTVLIGTVAVVLALVVAFGLMLRSSIATPVIAMTAAMNRLADKDMSVVIPAQGRTDEVGRMAAAMQTFKENMIRSDQLEAEQRAAQEHNLARGRTIETLTGDFDNAVSRMLGEVSNASHSMEEAAQSMSATAQQTSRQTVLVAAATEEASSSVQTVAAAAEELASSIHEIGRQVTQSSHVARMAAEEASKTNETVTGLAESSAKIGDVVNLINDIASQTNLLALNATIEAARAGDAGKGFAVVAGEVKNLANQTGRATEEISQQISAVQEATRQAVDAIGGIVKRIEEINQISAAIASAVEEQSAATAEIARNVQQAASGTQEVSANISGVTQAAEETGAVATSVLSSVQAVNRLADSLRGVVAAFLGNVKSA from the coding sequence ATGCTTGACCGTTTCAATGTTGCCCAAAAGTTGCTCATCGCCTTTGGTGCAGTTCTTTTGGTTGTTGTTGGTCTGTCGGCGTTCGCCATCAATCGCATGGCGGCCATGAATCTGGCGGCCCTGGATATCGCGGAGAACTGGCTGCCCGGCCTGGGCGCCGCCAGGGAGGTCGACAGCCTGCTGGCCAAGCAGCGGGCCACCACCTTCCGGCACATCCTGACCACCGACGACAAGCAGATGGTCGAGGTCGAGCGGATTCTGGAGGGCCAGATCAGGGACTTCCAGACTGCCAAGGAGCATTACGCCAGATTGCTCGCCACCCCGGAGGAGCGGGCCAATTACGAAGCCTGGGTCAAGGTGATGGCCGATTACGACGCCATGGTGGCCAAGGTGTTGGTTCTGTCGCGCCAGAACCAGAACGACGCCGCCCGCGATCTGGTGCTGAGTAACCTGAAACTCTATACCGATTCCCAGATGCACGCCGCCAAGGCGGTGCAGATCAACGAAGACGGCGCGAAACAGGCGACCCGGACCGCCGAGGCGCTGTACTCGTGGTCGCGGACGGTGCTGATCGGCACGGTGGCCGTTGTGCTTGCCCTGGTGGTGGCCTTCGGCCTCATGCTGCGCAGCAGCATCGCGACCCCCGTCATCGCCATGACCGCCGCCATGAACCGTCTGGCGGACAAGGACATGTCGGTGGTCATTCCGGCTCAGGGACGGACCGACGAGGTGGGGCGCATGGCCGCCGCCATGCAGACCTTCAAGGAGAACATGATCCGCTCCGACCAGCTGGAAGCCGAGCAGCGGGCGGCGCAGGAGCACAATCTGGCGCGCGGCCGGACGATCGAGACCCTGACCGGCGATTTCGACAATGCGGTGTCGCGTATGCTGGGCGAGGTTTCCAATGCCTCCCATAGCATGGAGGAGGCGGCCCAGAGCATGAGCGCCACGGCACAGCAGACCAGCCGCCAGACGGTGCTGGTCGCAGCCGCCACCGAGGAGGCCTCGTCCAGCGTCCAGACCGTGGCCGCCGCCGCCGAGGAACTGGCTTCGTCCATCCACGAGATCGGACGCCAGGTCACCCAGTCCTCCCACGTGGCCCGGATGGCCGCCGAGGAGGCGTCCAAGACCAATGAGACGGTGACCGGCCTGGCGGAAAGCTCGGCCAAGATCGGCGACGTGGTCAACCTGATCAACGACATCGCGTCCCAGACCAATCTGCTGGCCTTGAACGCCACCATCGAGGCAGCCAGGGCCGGCGACGCCGGCAAGGGATTCGCCGTGGTGGCCGGTGAGGTGAAGAACCTCGCCAACCAGACCGGCCGCGCCACCGAGGAGATCAGCCAGCAGATCTCCGCGGTGCAGGAGGCCACCCGCCAGGCGGTGGACGCCATCGGCGGCATCGTCAAGCGTATCGAGGAGATCAACCAGATTTCGGCGGCCATCGCCAGCGCGGTGGAGGAACAGAGCGCCGCCACCGCCGAGATCGCCCGCAACGTCCAGCAGGCGGCGTCGGGCACCCAGGAAGTGTCGGCCAATATCAGCGGTGTCACCCAGGCGGCCGAGGAAACGGGCGCGGTGGCCACCTCGGTGCTGTCCTCGGTGCAGGCGGTGAACCGTCTGGCCGATTCCCTGCGCGGCGTGGTGGCGGCCTTCCTGGGCAACGTCAAGTCGGCCTGA
- a CDS encoding branched-chain amino acid transporter permease subunit LivH (LivHMGF is the membrane component of the LIV-I/LS branched-chain amino acid transporter) translates to MEYFLQQLINGLTLGAIYGLVALGYTMVYGVLGMINFAHGTIYMVGAFISLITFLAATTVFGTSVPLALVLTLVAAMGLTALWGWTAERVAYRPLRSAPRLAPLISAIGVSIILQNFVAQAQGARAKPLPPVFRGGLTLMDGGDFVVSLSWMQIVIMALTLGLMAAFTWVITRTALGRAQRACEQDMKMASLLGIDVDRVISTTFVIGAGLAGVAGMMVTLYYGVIDFYIGFLAGIKAFTAAVLGGIGSLPGAMLGGLLIGLIEAFWSAYFSIEYKDVATFSILVAVLVFRPTGLLGKPDVEKI, encoded by the coding sequence ATGGAGTATTTTCTCCAGCAATTGATAAACGGACTGACGCTGGGCGCCATCTATGGTCTGGTCGCCCTTGGCTACACCATGGTTTACGGCGTGCTGGGCATGATCAATTTCGCCCATGGCACGATCTACATGGTGGGCGCGTTCATTTCGCTGATCACCTTCCTGGCGGCAACCACGGTGTTCGGCACCTCGGTGCCGCTGGCCCTGGTGCTCACCCTGGTCGCCGCCATGGGGCTGACCGCGCTGTGGGGCTGGACTGCCGAGCGGGTGGCCTATCGCCCGCTGCGCTCGGCCCCCAGGCTGGCGCCGCTGATCTCGGCCATCGGCGTATCCATCATCTTGCAGAATTTCGTCGCCCAGGCCCAAGGCGCCAGGGCCAAGCCGCTGCCCCCCGTCTTCAGGGGCGGGCTAACCCTGATGGACGGCGGCGATTTCGTGGTCAGCCTCAGCTGGATGCAGATCGTCATCATGGCGCTGACGCTGGGCCTGATGGCGGCGTTCACCTGGGTGATCACACGCACCGCCTTAGGCCGCGCCCAGCGCGCCTGCGAGCAGGACATGAAGATGGCGTCGCTGCTGGGCATCGACGTGGACCGGGTGATCTCCACCACCTTCGTCATCGGCGCCGGGCTGGCCGGCGTGGCCGGCATGATGGTGACGCTGTATTACGGGGTGATCGACTTCTATATCGGCTTTCTGGCCGGCATCAAGGCGTTCACGGCGGCCGTCCTGGGCGGCATCGGCTCGCTGCCCGGCGCCATGCTGGGCGGGCTCTTGATCGGCCTGATCGAGGCCTTCTGGTCGGCCTATTTCTCCATCGAGTACAAGGACGTCGCCACCTTCTCCATCCTGGTGGCGGTGCTGGTCTTCCGCCCCACCGGCCTGTTGGGCAAGCCCGACGTGGAGAAGATCTGA
- a CDS encoding cation-translocating P-type ATPase: MKSKGAAMTSQSLSLPVKGMTCAACSTRLERVLGKVAGVEQALVSLAAERADIRFDADQARPEDLVSAIVKAGFHADLAQSGDEDLDREEAEHAAESARHLRLLALSALLTLPLIGQMVLDMAGLHIMIPAEIQLLLALPVQFWIGARFYTGAWASLKGGAGNMDVLVVLGTSAAFGLSAWHVLAGDAHHGNLYFEGASVVITLVLLGKWLEGRAKRSAAGAIRALMRLKPDTARVERDGLVIEVPAALVAVGEVVLVRPGERAPVDGRVVDGASQMDESLITGESLPVPKGAGDEVVAGAVNGEGLLRVEATRVGAQSTISRIIRMVQGAQAAKAPVQKLVDRISNVFVPVVTVIAVASFLGWWLMVGDLQTAFVAAVSVLVIACPCALGLATPTGIMVGTGLAARHGILIKDAEALELAHKVQVVVFDKTGTLTEGRPAVASIKSADGDEASLLRLAASAQQGSEHPLARALLAAAGEGLAPLGAFRSLPGRGLEAEVEGRALLIGSRRLMNERSIDPGPLAENAEAEEAQGRTLMWVAEGSTMLGFVAVADPVKPSAAQAVARLKALGLETVMLTGDNARAAAAVARAAGVDRVLAEVLPEDKEAEIRRLKDEGRVVAMVGDGINDAPALAAAHIGIAMGTGTDVAMQAAGITLVKGDPARLPEAIGISRATTAKIRQNLFWAFAYNVVAIPAAALGLLTPVIAGAAMAMSSVSVVSNSLLLRRWRMK; this comes from the coding sequence ATGAAGTCCAAAGGTGCCGCCATGACCAGCCAAAGCCTGTCCCTGCCCGTCAAGGGAATGACCTGCGCCGCCTGCTCCACCCGCCTGGAGCGGGTTCTGGGCAAGGTGGCCGGCGTCGAGCAGGCGCTGGTCAGCCTGGCGGCCGAACGCGCCGACATCCGTTTCGACGCCGACCAGGCCCGGCCCGAGGATCTGGTCTCGGCCATCGTCAAGGCCGGGTTCCACGCCGACCTCGCCCAGAGCGGCGACGAGGACCTGGACCGGGAAGAGGCGGAGCACGCCGCCGAATCCGCCCGCCATCTGCGCCTGCTGGCCCTTTCCGCCCTGCTGACCCTGCCGCTGATCGGCCAGATGGTCCTCGACATGGCCGGGCTGCACATCATGATTCCGGCCGAGATCCAGCTGCTGCTGGCCTTGCCGGTGCAGTTCTGGATCGGGGCGCGTTTCTATACCGGCGCCTGGGCCTCGCTGAAGGGCGGCGCGGGCAACATGGACGTGCTGGTGGTGCTGGGCACCTCGGCCGCCTTCGGCCTGTCGGCCTGGCATGTGCTGGCCGGCGACGCCCATCACGGCAATCTCTATTTCGAGGGCGCTTCGGTGGTCATCACCCTGGTGCTGCTGGGCAAGTGGCTGGAGGGCCGCGCCAAGCGCTCGGCGGCCGGCGCCATTCGCGCCCTGATGCGCCTGAAGCCCGACACCGCCAGGGTGGAGCGCGACGGGCTGGTCATCGAGGTTCCCGCCGCCCTGGTGGCGGTGGGCGAAGTGGTGCTGGTCCGCCCCGGCGAGCGTGCCCCCGTGGATGGCCGGGTGGTGGACGGCGCATCCCAAATGGACGAATCCCTGATCACCGGCGAAAGCCTGCCGGTGCCCAAGGGGGCCGGCGACGAGGTGGTGGCCGGCGCGGTCAACGGCGAGGGATTGCTGCGGGTCGAGGCGACCCGGGTCGGCGCGCAATCGACCATCAGCCGCATCATCCGCATGGTCCAGGGCGCCCAGGCCGCCAAGGCCCCGGTGCAGAAGCTGGTGGACCGCATCTCCAATGTGTTCGTGCCGGTGGTGACGGTGATCGCCGTGGCGAGCTTCCTCGGCTGGTGGCTGATGGTTGGCGATTTGCAGACCGCCTTCGTGGCGGCGGTGTCGGTGCTGGTCATCGCGTGTCCCTGCGCGCTGGGCCTCGCCACCCCCACCGGCATCATGGTCGGCACCGGGCTGGCGGCGCGGCACGGGATTCTCATCAAGGACGCCGAGGCGCTGGAACTGGCCCACAAGGTCCAGGTGGTGGTGTTCGACAAGACCGGCACCCTGACCGAGGGCCGCCCGGCGGTGGCCTCCATCAAATCCGCCGATGGTGACGAGGCCTCTTTGCTGCGTCTTGCCGCCTCGGCCCAGCAGGGCAGCGAGCATCCCCTGGCCCGTGCCCTGCTGGCCGCGGCCGGTGAAGGCCTGGCGCCGCTCGGCGCCTTCCGCTCGCTGCCCGGCCGGGGGCTGGAGGCCGAGGTGGAGGGCCGCGCCCTGCTGATCGGCAGCCGCCGCCTGATGAATGAGCGCAGTATCGATCCCGGTCCGCTGGCCGAGAACGCCGAGGCGGAAGAGGCCCAGGGCCGCACCCTGATGTGGGTGGCGGAAGGCTCCACCATGCTGGGCTTCGTCGCGGTGGCCGATCCGGTCAAGCCCAGCGCGGCCCAGGCCGTGGCGCGGCTGAAGGCATTGGGGCTGGAGACGGTGATGCTGACCGGCGACAACGCGCGGGCGGCGGCGGCCGTGGCCCGGGCCGCCGGGGTGGACCGGGTGCTGGCCGAGGTGCTGCCCGAGGACAAGGAGGCGGAAATCCGCCGTCTCAAGGACGAAGGCCGGGTGGTGGCCATGGTGGGCGACGGCATCAACGACGCCCCGGCGCTGGCCGCCGCCCATATCGGCATCGCCATGGGCACCGGCACCGATGTCGCCATGCAGGCGGCGGGCATCACCCTGGTCAAGGGCGACCCGGCCCGCCTGCCCGAAGCCATCGGCATTTCGCGGGCCACCACCGCCAAGATCCGCCAGAACCTGTTCTGGGCCTTCGCCTACAACGTGGTGGCCATTCCGGCGGCCGCCCTGGGACTGCTGACACCGGTGATCGCCGGCGCGGCCATGGCCATGTCGTCGGTGTCGGTGGTGTCCAACTCCCTGCTGCTGCGGCGCTGGAGGATGAAATGA
- the cueR gene encoding Cu(I)-responsive transcriptional regulator: MNIGEAARRSGVSAKTIRYYESVGLIPAAGRTASGYRAYTANEVETLRFIHRARSLGFSVGDVAGLLELWRDRSRASADVKAIALKHVADIERKIAELDTIRRTLLDLTTRCCGDDHPECPILEELATTAR, encoded by the coding sequence ATGAACATCGGCGAGGCGGCGCGGCGCTCCGGGGTTTCGGCCAAGACCATCCGCTATTACGAATCCGTCGGGCTGATCCCGGCCGCCGGGCGCACCGCGTCGGGCTACCGCGCCTATACCGCAAACGAGGTGGAGACGCTGCGCTTCATCCATCGGGCGCGTTCGCTGGGCTTCTCGGTGGGCGACGTGGCCGGGCTTTTGGAATTGTGGCGCGACCGCTCGCGGGCCAGCGCCGACGTCAAGGCCATTGCTTTGAAGCATGTGGCCGATATCGAGCGCAAGATCGCCGAACTGGACACCATCCGCCGCACCCTTTTGGACCTGACCACGCGCTGCTGCGGCGACGATCATCCGGAATGCCCGATTCTGGAAGAGTTGGCGACCACGGCCCGTTGA
- a CDS encoding DUF6867 family protein codes for MITSFPVFVGLTIVLFGGCAFMTGQALAATWRPAWQVIPYALLLGAADRFLGFALFGGQLLSFSGWLLDSAVLVCIGLLSWRLTQVRRMADQYPWLYVRTGPFSLRKL; via the coding sequence ATGATCACCTCGTTCCCCGTCTTCGTCGGCCTGACCATCGTGCTGTTCGGCGGCTGCGCCTTCATGACCGGCCAGGCGCTGGCCGCCACCTGGCGCCCCGCCTGGCAGGTGATCCCCTATGCCCTGCTGCTGGGCGCCGCCGACCGCTTCCTCGGCTTCGCCCTGTTCGGCGGCCAGTTGCTGTCATTTTCCGGCTGGCTGCTGGACAGCGCCGTCCTGGTCTGCATCGGTTTGCTGTCCTGGCGTCTGACCCAGGTGCGCCGCATGGCCGACCAGTATCCCTGGTTGTACGTCAGGACCGGGCCGTTCTCCCTGCGCAAGCTCTGA
- a CDS encoding ABC transporter ATP-binding protein yields the protein MRFGGLFAVNDLSFSAAPKDITAVIGPNGAGKTTLFNCITGFYKPQVGRIALNHPSGPMLLERLDDFTITQTAGVARTFQNIRLFARMSVLENLIVAQHTALMRASLFSLAGLLGLARYAQAEARAVERARHWLDKVGLTPFADEEAGSLPYGHQRRLEIARAMCTEPVLLCLDEPAAGLNPRESAELNRLLLDIRAENGIGLLLIEHDMSVVMEISDHIVVLDYGKKIAEGAPEAIKADPAVIRAYLGEPDEEEAG from the coding sequence ATGCGCTTCGGCGGCCTGTTCGCCGTCAACGACCTGTCGTTCTCGGCGGCGCCCAAGGACATCACCGCGGTGATCGGCCCCAACGGCGCGGGCAAGACCACCTTGTTCAACTGCATCACCGGCTTCTACAAGCCGCAGGTGGGGCGCATCGCACTGAACCACCCGTCAGGCCCCATGCTGCTGGAACGCCTGGACGACTTCACCATCACCCAGACGGCCGGGGTGGCGCGGACCTTCCAGAACATCCGCCTGTTCGCCCGCATGAGCGTGCTGGAGAACCTGATCGTCGCCCAGCATACGGCGCTGATGCGGGCCTCCCTGTTTTCGCTGGCCGGGCTGCTGGGCCTGGCGCGCTACGCCCAGGCCGAAGCCCGGGCGGTGGAGCGGGCGCGGCATTGGCTGGACAAGGTGGGCCTCACCCCCTTCGCCGACGAGGAGGCAGGCAGCCTGCCCTATGGCCATCAGCGCCGCCTGGAAATCGCGCGGGCCATGTGCACCGAGCCGGTGCTGCTGTGCCTGGACGAGCCGGCCGCCGGCCTCAACCCCCGCGAGTCGGCCGAGCTGAACCGCCTGCTGCTGGACATCCGCGCCGAGAACGGCATCGGCCTGCTGCTGATCGAACACGACATGAGCGTGGTGATGGAGATCTCCGACCATATCGTGGTGCTGGATTACGGCAAGAAAATCGCCGAGGGCGCGCCCGAGGCCATCAAGGCCGACCCGGCGGTGATCCGCGCCTATCTGGGCGAGCCCGACGAAGAGGAGGCCGGCTGA
- the livM gene encoding high-affinity branched-chain amino acid ABC transporter permease LivM, which translates to MRGGEVRAALVDAVLAGLVAAAMALPMLGVRLEDSASGLSLSNRLDWVLWSAAIVAGGRLAIGLLRRVLADKVPSMPAPPRRVMVYLGWAMVAFALVLPFLPFAGRNVVDKATLVLIYVMLGWGLNIVVGLAGLLDLGFVAFYAVGAYSYALLSQTFGLSFWVCLPLAGLLAALFGMVLGFPVLRLRGDYIAIVTMGLGEIIRVVLQNWQDVTGGPNGISGIERPSFFGLSFKMVPPEGQKGFAEFFGLEYSADHRVMFLYFLILVLALLTNLFTLRIRRLPVGRAWEALREDEIACRSLGINPTTVKLSAFATGAMFAGFAGSFFATRQGFISPESFTFIESAVILAIVVLGGMGSQIGIVLAALLLVGLPEWFRELQQFRMLAFGAAMVLIMLWKPSGLLSTREPTIRLKDAS; encoded by the coding sequence ATGCGGGGCGGCGAAGTGCGCGCGGCTCTGGTGGACGCCGTCCTGGCGGGGCTGGTGGCCGCCGCCATGGCGCTGCCCATGCTGGGCGTGCGCCTGGAGGATTCGGCCAGCGGCCTCAGCCTGTCCAACCGCCTGGACTGGGTCCTCTGGTCGGCGGCCATCGTCGCCGGCGGCCGTCTGGCCATCGGCCTCCTCCGCCGCGTCCTGGCCGACAAAGTTCCCAGCATGCCGGCGCCCCCGCGACGGGTGATGGTCTATCTGGGCTGGGCCATGGTGGCCTTCGCCCTGGTCCTGCCCTTCCTGCCGTTCGCCGGGCGCAACGTGGTGGACAAGGCCACCTTGGTGCTCATCTACGTCATGCTGGGCTGGGGCCTGAACATCGTGGTGGGCCTCGCCGGGCTGCTGGACCTGGGCTTCGTCGCCTTCTACGCGGTGGGGGCCTATTCCTACGCCCTGCTGAGCCAGACCTTCGGCCTGTCGTTCTGGGTCTGCCTGCCGCTGGCCGGCTTGCTGGCCGCCCTGTTCGGCATGGTGCTGGGCTTTCCCGTGCTCCGCCTTCGGGGTGACTACATCGCCATCGTCACCATGGGCCTGGGCGAGATCATCCGCGTGGTGCTGCAGAACTGGCAGGACGTCACCGGCGGCCCCAACGGCATCTCTGGCATCGAGCGCCCGTCCTTCTTCGGCCTGTCGTTCAAGATGGTCCCGCCCGAAGGCCAGAAGGGCTTCGCCGAGTTCTTCGGCCTGGAATACTCGGCCGACCACCGGGTGATGTTCCTGTATTTCCTGATCCTGGTGCTGGCGCTGCTGACCAACCTGTTCACGCTGCGCATCCGCCGCCTGCCGGTGGGCCGCGCCTGGGAGGCGTTGAGGGAGGACGAGATCGCCTGCCGGTCGCTCGGCATCAACCCCACCACGGTCAAGCTGTCGGCCTTCGCCACCGGGGCCATGTTCGCCGGGTTCGCCGGGTCGTTCTTCGCCACCAGGCAGGGCTTCATCAGCCCGGAAAGCTTCACCTTCATCGAATCGGCGGTGATCCTGGCCATCGTGGTGCTGGGCGGCATGGGCAGCCAGATCGGCATCGTGCTGGCTGCCCTGTTGCTGGTCGGCCTGCCCGAATGGTTCCGCGAGTTGCAGCAATTCCGCATGCTGGCCTTCGGCGCCGCCATGGTGCTGATCATGCTGTGGAAGCCCTCGGGCCTCTTGTCAACGCGTGAGCCCACCATTCGTTTGAAAGACGCATCATGA
- a CDS encoding divergent polysaccharide deacetylase family protein, giving the protein MLMGNKTPLWERPAVLVGLMVGVLALGVAIGMALGLWSGKSSKPVPGAEQAPAPVIAATAPPPPAASAAPDEDEGGPLLAPPPPRPDPGSSEALEFGHASDVVSLAPAPPPPPIPEVKLPPAGAAVWLKNALPTPKTGGRPVIAIVIDDLGIDRRRSERMAQLKGPLTLSYMTYADDVARQAHDARVRGHELMVHVPMQPQSRSYDPGPEVLEVGLSADEIRRRLDWGLSRFDGYVGINNHMGSRFTSDAAGMRVVMGELRRRGLAFIDSVTSERTVGAETARHYGVPFAARHVFLDNDQGVAHVRAQLAKTEAYARKHGAAIAIGHPHDGTIEALAGWLPGLEARGFVLVPVSTVVRMGNGQ; this is encoded by the coding sequence ATGCTGATGGGCAACAAGACGCCCCTGTGGGAGCGGCCCGCCGTGCTGGTCGGCCTGATGGTCGGCGTGCTGGCCCTTGGCGTCGCCATCGGCATGGCGCTGGGCCTGTGGTCGGGCAAGTCGTCCAAGCCCGTTCCCGGCGCCGAGCAGGCCCCGGCCCCGGTGATCGCCGCCACCGCTCCGCCGCCGCCGGCCGCCTCGGCCGCTCCCGATGAGGACGAGGGCGGGCCCCTGCTGGCCCCGCCGCCGCCGCGACCCGATCCCGGCTCGTCCGAGGCCCTGGAATTCGGCCATGCCTCCGACGTGGTGTCGCTGGCGCCCGCGCCGCCGCCGCCGCCCATCCCCGAGGTCAAGCTGCCCCCGGCGGGAGCGGCGGTGTGGCTGAAGAACGCCCTGCCGACGCCCAAGACCGGCGGGCGGCCGGTGATCGCCATCGTCATCGACGATCTCGGAATCGACCGCCGTCGCAGCGAGCGCATGGCCCAGCTCAAGGGGCCGCTGACGCTGTCTTACATGACCTATGCCGACGACGTGGCGCGCCAGGCCCACGACGCCCGGGTGCGCGGCCATGAATTGATGGTCCACGTGCCCATGCAGCCGCAGAGCCGCAGCTACGACCCGGGGCCGGAAGTGCTGGAAGTGGGGCTGTCGGCGGACGAGATCCGCCGCCGCCTGGATTGGGGCCTGTCGCGCTTCGACGGCTATGTGGGCATCAACAACCACATGGGCTCGCGCTTCACCTCGGACGCGGCGGGCATGCGGGTGGTGATGGGGGAATTGCGCCGGCGCGGCCTGGCCTTCATCGATTCGGTGACCTCGGAGCGCACGGTGGGGGCCGAGACGGCGCGCCATTACGGCGTGCCCTTCGCCGCCCGCCACGTCTTCCTCGACAACGACCAGGGCGTCGCCCATGTGCGGGCCCAACTGGCCAAGACCGAGGCCTATGCCCGCAAGCACGGCGCCGCCATCGCCATCGGCCATCCCCACGACGGCACCATCGAGGCCCTGGCCGGCTGGCTGCCGGGACTGGAAGCGCGCGGCTTCGTGCTGGTGCCGGTCAGCACCGTCGTCCGCATGGGCAACGGGCAATAA